The genome window CCTTCGGTACTCGGCAAAATCAGCGGATAGGCTTGCATCTCTTCAAACTGGATCGCCGAAGAATGCCGATCATCCTGAGCAGACGACACAAAGTAAAAAGGCTCTTTTTTCAATGGCAGGATGGAAAAGTCATCGAGCTCAAGCGGGAAGCGCACAATCGCCAGCTCTATCAATCTTTCCCTAACCATCTTGCAGAGCTGTGCCGACTCATTTTGCTGAATTTTATAGGTAATGAGCGGATACCGCTCACTATATTTCCGTAATTCAGTAGCCAATATGTCGGAAGAAAGCGTATTGACCCCCATGCTCAATTTCCCGCGCACTCCCTCACCGATTTCCTTCACTTCCAATCGTGACTCTTCCATATATTTCACGATTTTTTGTGCATGCTTGTACAGGTTTGCACCCGCTTCCGTCAACTCCAACCCTTTTGGATGCCGGATCACCAATTCAACCCCTAGAGACTGCTCAAGGTTTTTCAGCTGTTGGCTTAAGGGAGGCTGTGCCATATGTAGTTTTTTCGCGGCTGCCGAGATCTTTTTCTCTTCTGCAATGGCAATGAAATAGCGCAGTTGCTTGATATCCATAACAAGCGGCTCCTTTTGTCTGTGAAGTGACCGCATGCGGTCGAACAAAACGGTCCTGGTCGTTTTGATATACGAAAAACATTATCAACACCAATATCATTAATATTTTTCATATAGATGCTCCTATAGTAGCATAGGCATATGCAGCACGAAAGGAGTGTCATGCAGCATGCTTCGAATCTCATGGCACTCATAGACGCTGGAGCAGACGTGAATCTCCAAGATGATCTTCTTGATAATCCTTTTTTATATGCAGGTGCCGAAGGTCTTCTGGAAATCGTCAAGCTCATCTGGAGTGACCCCACTACAGCGTGCGAAAAAAAGCGGGTATACGAAAATCGAGCAGATTTTGCTGAAAGCTGGAGCAAAATAAAAGCTCATTCATTCAGGAGGAAAGCGCTGTGAAATCAAATCCATTCATGCAGCAAGCAATCGAATTGGCGTACGAAAACACCTTGAAGAATCAAGGCAAACCTTTTGGTGCGGTCATTGTAAAAGACGGGAAAGTGATTGGAACCGGAGTAAACGATGTGCTCGCCACCCATGATGTGACGGCTCATGCCGAAATGCAGGCCATTCGGGAAGCATGTAAAACTTTGGACAGCCCTTCGCTCGAAGGCTGCGAAGTATACGCCAGTGGACAGCCTTGCCCCATGTGTCTCGCTGCGATCTACTGGACAGGCGCTAAAACCGTATATTATTCCTACACCGAGAAGGATGCCGCAGAGGTTGGAATGAGCACCAAATACGTTTATGAACAACTGGCGCTTCCTTATGAAAAACAAGCCTTGCCGATCTTGCACCTGAAGAATGAAGAGGAGTCCAAAAATCCATTCGCGCTATGGAAGCAAACCATGACGAACAAGTAAGGCAGACTGCTTTTTTCAGAAGCAAAGGAGAAGAAATTCGTGTCTAACCATTCCTCATTCCCACTGCTACTCGTTAACATGTTTCTCGCGATGCTCGGCATCGGACTCGTCATTCCGGTCTTGCCGCAGTTTCTGCATGAATTTGGCGCTGGTGGACAAGCAGCCGGTTATATGGTCTCCTGCTTTGGGCTCACTCAGTTTCTTTTCTCCCCCATTGCCGGCACTATCGCGGATAAGTACGGACGAAAGCCGATGATTGTCCTCGGGCTATGCTTGTTCGCTCTTTCCAACCTCACGGCAGCCATCGCTGACGATTTGCTGCTTTTGTTCGTGTCACGTCTGATCGGTGGTGCCGGCTCTGCCGCTCTGGTGCCATCCATCATGGCGTATGCGGCGGATATTACAACGAACGAGCAGCGTACCAAAGTCATGTCGTATATTGGCGCGTCCATGTCCTCCGGTTTTATCATCGGGCCAGGTGTCGGGGGATTGCTCGCTGAGTACGGCATGCGTGCGCCTTTTTACGCCTCTGCGTGCATCGGTGTTCTCGCGATGATCGGCAGCATGATCTTTTTGCCTGAGTCGCTTTCGTTGGAAAAGCGTTTGACGCGCCAGCAATCCAAGGAAAAAAAGCCCAACGTTTTCCTGCAGCTTGCCTTATCGATCAAATCTCGTTTTTTTGTTCTGCTATTCCTTGTCTTTGCAGTTACCTTCGGCCTTACCCACTTTGAAGCGATTTACCCTCTATACGTTGTTCAAAAGTATGGCTTTACCACCCGTGACATCGCCATCTTGTTCACGCTATGCTCTTTGATTGCCACGTTCAATCAAGTGATGCTGACTACCCGGCTCATTCGACGATTCGGGGAAAAGAAAACGATCAATTTCACATTGCTGTTGTCTTCGATCTCGCTTGTCTTTCTGATCTTCTTTGGTCATTTTTTGTATGTGATGTTCATCACGATGCTGTTTTTCACTTGCAACAACATCTTGCGGCCAACGATCAATACCCTTCTTTCCAAGAGAGCCGGGGAAGAACAGGGATTCGTCGCTGGAATGAACAATGCTTATATGAGTCTGGGCAATATTTTCGGACCCGCACTTGCCGGCTTCCTGTTCGATGTGCAAATCAATTTGCCTTATCTGTTTGGAGCATTGGTCCTTTTGGTTGCCTACTTCGTCTCTGTCAAGTGGATCGAGAGGAAGAAAGCTGTCACAAGCATGGAATGGAATTAACGGAGGCACTTTTCGCCCCCTTTGACGGTTCCGTTTTTTTCCACATTTCCTTACAATAAGATTCGATGAATTCACCAGGAGGAGGGGCATTTCCTTGCGAATCAGTGAATTGTCAAAGATAACCGGTGCGAGTGCCAGGTCCATCCGCCATTACGAAAAGAAAAACCTGCTGTCTTCCGTTCGGCTGGAAAATGATTATCGGGTGTTCGATGAGTCTGCCATCAGGCGGATTCGGATTATCCAATTATATTTAGGGCTAGGCCTGACCACCGAGCAAATCGAGGAAATCCTCCGAGGCGAGGAAAGCGCTCCGTCCGACTACGCCTTTTGCACCGAAATGCTCGACTTGTATCAGGAGAAGCTGGATCAGGTCAATCGTCAGCTGGACGCCTTAGGAGCGCTCAAAGACCGATTGGAGTACCAGATCCAAACGATGGTCGATAAGCGAGAAAGCAAAGAGAGATCCCAGTCAGTTGGATGACCGGGATCTCTTTTTGCGTCAGCGCTTTCGCAGCAGTCCCCTGATAGCTATTGGGAAAATTGCCTACAATAATCACCCTTCGACTGTTATATGTGTAATTGTGTGCATTGGTCTCGAATTTTTTATTTAAAATTTATCTTTCTAGAAAAAAATTGAGTAAACACTACTTATTTACATATAACTATTTGCCTATGTATTTAATTACAAATATTGACTCACTAGGTCAATGCTTCTAATATTAATGTTGATTACTGACGAAGTATGTCGATTTTTGTAAATATTCTAATAGGCCTGTTAGAATCCTTACCAATGATTTCATATTCCTTTCCCATTTGCCATTTGAAAGGCCCAGATCCATTCGTAGCATCCATAGTTAACGACGTTAGAAGTGAACTCCTTTTTGAAAGGAGTTCTTATTTTAAAAAAATGATTGAGGTGATTTTTTGTGAAATTGACTATTGGGAAGAAGTTGATTGGCTCTTTTTTAATTATTGCGATATTACTAGGAATTACGAGTGCAATCTCATCGTATTACCTGCAAAAAATTGACGAAGCAGATACGGATTTGATTGAAAGACGTGCTGTCATTCTATCTAATGTCCAAAAAATACAAGTGGAAATGTCCAAAGAAACTAGCAGATTACGCGGATATTTGCTTACACGGGAACAGGAATTCTCAAATGGTGTACATACTTCTTACGATGCATCAACTAGTCTCATCCGAGAGACTCGTAGTCTGTCTCAAATTAAAGAATTACAAGAGGGATTGCAAGCATTAGAGGAATTAAATCATGAATTCAAGCAGAAATATGATCGGCTGTTTACCATGGTTCAAAGTAACCAATCCGAAATCGAACTAATGGATTACTATAAGCAAGAAGTATTACCTTTAGGCAGACTACTTGATTCGCAAGTAGAAAAGCTAGCCACTTATCAACTACAATCCATGAATGAAGCCAGTAAAAGAAACACAGCGCTCGTCGATTCTGCAATTGCAAATGTCGCCTCGCTTAGTGTTTTTGCCTTTGTCTTAGCGATTTTGATTGGCTATTTTAGTTCAAGGATGATCACCAAGCCTATAGTAGCCATTGCCAAAGTCGCTGAGCGAATCGCTTCCGGTGATTTAACCGTAGAGGACATTCGTGTGAAAAATAGAGATGAAATAGGTAATCTTGCTATATCGTTCAAACAAATGGCTGATAATCTCCGTGATTTGGTTCGGCAAATCAGCATCAGCTCTGAACATGTGGTTATGTCCTCAGAAGAGCTAACGGCAAGTGCAGGACAATCCAGTAAGGCCACTGAAACGATCACGTTGACTATCCAGGAAATTTCGGCAAATACCGAAAAGCAATCGCAAAGTGTACAAGAAAGTGTTGTAGCCATCAACGAAATGTCATCAGGCATCCAGCAAATTGCGTCAAGTGCTCAAATGACTTCTTCTTTATCCGTCCAAACGTCTCAAAAAGCGTTGGAAGGAAATCGAGCAATACAAACGACAGTCAAGCAAATGGATTCTATCCATAGCACAATGAATCATTTAGCGAAATCAGTAAGGGAAATGGAAGGGCATTCTAAAGGAATTGCACAAATTGTGGAGGTCATATCTGACATTTCCGCACAAACGAATTTGTTAGCATTAAACGCTGCAATAGAATCGGCTAGAGCAGGAGAACAAGGTCGCGGGTTTGCAGTGGTCGCTGATGAGGTTCGTAAACTAGCGGAACAATCTACGCAATCTGCCGAAAAAATTGCACATTTGGTAACTACGATCGAAAGTTACACTCATAAGGTGGTTGAATCGATGGAAGCCGGAGTGAAAGAGGTAAATGAAGGCATTCAAGTCGTTCATGCCGCTGGGCAATTGTTCGAAGATATTAAGCAAAATATTGACGAAGTTTCAGGGCAAGTTCAAGAAATATCGGCAGCTTCCCAACAAATATCAGCAAGCACGGAGCAAGTCATTCATTCGATTGAAGAAATTTCAGAGGGATCAAAACATATAGCCTCGGAATCACAAAATGTATCCGCCTCTGCGGAAGAGCAATTGGCTTCGATGGAGGAAATCACATCCTCTTCTGCCTCATTGACGAAAATGGCAGAAGAACTGCAAGATACGGTTGGAAAATTTAATGTTTAATGCAATTAGGCTTCCAAACATGTCATAAATATTCAGGTGACTTATGTTTCAAATGCCGAAAACAAAAACTCGGAAAATATTGAAACTGGAGAACTCTTTTCCACTCGGCACTATATACATTGTTGTTTTTGTGCTAACGGTGTGGATTGATGGTTACGTCTTTCCAGAAAAGAATTTATTAGCTTTGTATTTGTTTAATATTATAATTGCAGGGACCATTTTTTGGAGAAGCCTCGCTTTTCAAATCATCATGACTGGCTTACTTACATGGCTCTACTATTATTTCGCACCATTTCCCGCTCCAAATATGGAAATAATTATCATTCGCGGGCTAACTCATTTTTTAGCTATACTTTCTATTTCCATGATAATCAAATATTACAAAAGAGAAAATGAAAGTACACTAAATTTAGCCCTTGCCCTAGCAAAATCACTAGATGCCAGAGATAAATATACAGCGCTCCACTCTGAACATGTGGCTAACTACGCCTGCATGATTGCTAAAGAGATGGGATTATCACGAAAAAAATGTGAACAAATACATTTGGGAGGTCTATTGCACGATATAGGTAAGATTGGTATTTCCGAGTCTATCCTGTTGAAACCATCGAGACTGACATTGGAAGAATATGAGCTTATTAAACAGCATCCAGCCATCGGTTATCAAATGGTCAAGCATATTACGTTCTTCCAAAAAAACGGCATTCTTGATGCCATCTTGTATCATCATGAACACTTTGACGGAACTGGGTATCCTCAGGGGCTAAAGGGGAAGCAAATTCCCCTGATAGCCCGGATATTGGCAGTCGCAGATTCGTTTGACGCAATGACATCGAGCCGAGTCTATCGGGATAAATCGGATAAGAACCACGCTATTGATCAATTAAAGAAGAATGCAGGAACACAGTTTGATCCTGCAATCGTGGATGTGTTCATCAACATCATAGCTGATCGGTCAGGCGGGAGAAAGCATCCATGCCATAGCCTGCATCGATCGCCTGGCGGGCAATGGCATAGGCTGCGCTGAGCACGCTGGCATCGATGCCGTTGTGTTTGGCCGCGTGGATAATGTGCTCCATTCCTGCCGCTGCAGAGTTGAGGTTTGACTTGTCTCCCGGAAAGCTGTCTTCCTCCACGTGCTCCGCCATATATTCCATGATGTCAGGCAGGATGGCGACGATTCCTTGCGCGTACCGGGCAAACTCCCTGGGAGAGATATTCTCCGCGCGAGCCAGGGCGAGGGCGTGCACATACCCGCTCATGGTGGTCCAGAACAGGTCGAGCAGGGAGACGTCAAAAGCCGCTGCCCGGCCATGGTCATCCCCCAGGTACGATGCCGTACCGCCTATACTCGCCAAAGTCGGCTGGTGCACCGAGTAGACCGCTTCTGAGCCGCTGTACAAGACGACCGCAGCAGGCGTTCCTATCGTCGGGGTAGGAGTCATGATCGCTCCATCGAGGTAATCGATCCCTCTATCCGCTGCCCATTTCGCCATCGATCGGGCACGGTCCGGCGAGTCAGCCGTGAGATTGACCAATGTTTTCCCGCTCAGCGCCTCTCCCTCATGTCCGAGAATGGCTTCCACCGCGTGGTAATCCAGCACGCAGATCACAACGAGCGGACTCGCTTCGATCGCGTCCCTGACTGTCTGTGCGAGAGTGGCCCCCCTGGCGACGACTGCATCAGCCTTTCCCGCGGTGCGGTTCCAAACCGTTACAGGATGACCATTTTGCAAAAAGGCTCCTGCCAGCGCCTGACCCATGGGCCCCATGCCGATGACCGTGACCGATGACCGCTTGCTTGTTTGGTTATTTTCCATGGGGGTGACCTCCGTTCCTCTTCATCTCTTCAAACACACGCGTAAACGCATCGGCGCCATAGCCTTCCTCAACCATTTGCTTGGCGATCGCATGGATCGGAACCAGCCAGTCGGGTGAAATCCCCATTTCCTCGCTTGATTGGACGATGTTTTCCAGCCCGAGCCGGTTGACCGCCATGTTGGATACCTCCGTCGCATGGTTGCCCTCATCCAATGCGCGGGCGGTTTCGGGGTCCGTCAGCAGAGGAACGATCAGATGCTGGATCCAGTTGCTCGCATAAGGCAGGAATTCCGCTGCGGTGACGTTGGCTGTGCTCAGCATGGCATGGGCATGGAAGTAGCTGTACCAAGCACCATAAAGCATGCTCAGGAGCGCCAAGTCATACAGCAGAGGAACACCGGTATCTGGACCGAGATAGGTCGTGTTGCCCCCCAGCTGTTTCAGCAGTTGCTCGTGCGCATCAAAAACAGACTTCGGCCCCCCGTAGAAAATCAGTGCATCTGGAGCTCCGATCATGGGCGGAATCGCCATAATGGCACCGTCGAGATAGTCGATTCCCCGCTCGGTTGCCCACTGCAGTGTTTGGCGAGCCCGCTCTGGCGTTCCTGTCGTCAGGTTGATCAGGACTTTCCCCTTCATCTCCGCATTCAGCGGGGCGAACAGCTCATGCATGACCTCATAAGTAGTCAGGCAGACGACGACTACATCACTTGCGGATACCGCTTCGGCCAAGGACTGCGCGCGGTATGCACCTTTTCCAACCAGCTCATCCCCTTTTTCGCTTGAACGGTTCCAGACCGTAGTTGGATGACCCCCTTTCAGAAATGCGCCTGCAAGTGCCACGCCCATATTCCCCAATCCAATGACCGACACCGAGGTCAGCTTTTTCTCAGCCGAATCGGCTGCCCTGTTCTCGTGAAGCTCTTTCCTCATCCTTTTCCACTCCCATTCACTGATTGAATTTCGCTTCATCCTGACTCTAAGGGATGACACTAGTGTGAAGGTCAATGGGGGAATGGGCATGAAACTGCAAAAAAAAAAGAGATCTGCCAGCTGGGAATCTGGCGACCTCTTCTCGCGTTTATGGCTCTTGGCTATTTTTCCAGCGCTGCTTCTACGGCAGCGATCGCATGGATCTGGGTTGTATCGTACACCGGCACCGTGCAGTCCGCCTGCGAAATCAACAGCCCGATTTCCGTGCAGCCGAGGATGATCGCCTCCGCGCCTGCTTCGATCAAATCTGCAACAATCTTTAAATAAGCCTGCTTGGAGTCTTCCCGAATGACGCCTCGACACAGCTCTTCGTAAATGATCGCATGAACCGTCTGCCTGCCCTCTTCGTCTGGGGTGAGGACCTCCAGTCCGTGCGTATCCCGCAGCCTGCCTTTATAAAAATCTTGCTCCATGGTAAAGCGCGTCGCGAGCAGCCCCACGCGCCGGTGACCATCCGCCTTGATCTTGCTGGCCGTGGCATCGGCGATATGTACAAATGGCAGCGTCGTCGCCCCCAAAATGTGGTCGGCCAGCTTGTGCATCGTATTGGTGCACAAAATGATCAGATCAGCGCCTGCCGCCTCCAGACTTCTCGCCGCATCCGCCATATGCTCGCCGGCTTCCTCCCACTTCCCTGCATGCTGCAATTCCTCGATCTGCGCGAAGTCCACGGAGTACAGAATGCATTTGGCCGAGTGTAAGCCCCCCAGCCGATCTCTCACTGCCTCGTTTACCAGCTGGTAATAGACCTGGGACGATTCCCAGCTCATTCCGCCGATGAGTCCGATTGTTTTCATCTGTGTAATCCCTCCTGCTCTCATGCCTCTTCCAGCTCTTTGATTTTCTCCAATCGATTCATGTTGCCCATAAACGGGGTGCGGAGCCACGTTTTCACGATCTCATAGCCCAGCGCGCGCCCGATCATCATTTCCCCTAGCGCCAGCACATTGGAGTCGTTATAAAGGCGCGTCTGTTCAGCCGAAAACGTATCGTGCACCAGTGCGCAGCGCACTCCCCTTACTTTGTTCGCTGCGATGGACATCCCGATCCCCGTCCCGCATACGAGAATTCCCCGATCAACATTACCGGAAGCAACAGCTTTTCCCACCATTTCAGCGTAGTCCGGGTACCCTATTGCGTAATCGTCCGACATTGGATCAGTGCAGCCAAAATCATGGATGGCGACCAAATCGGCAGCCAGCTTTTCCAGGAGGTATTGCTTGAGGGCGAATCCGCCGCGGTCTGATGCCAAGGCAATTTTCAACGCTATCTCTCCCCTCGTTTCCCTACAGACTTCGAAAGGCCGTTTTCAACAAGGCGCGCGCTCTGCTCGCATCGAGCGAGGTATCAAGCGGTATGCCCAGTTCTCTCGCCCTTTCTTCGGACAGCACGTCCTCTTTCACCAGATCCGGGTTCAAGCCTAGTCGCGCCGCCATTTTCCGGCAAAATGAGTAATAGCTCTCCTTCCTTGCCGGTCCCAAGTGAAGCGTGCCTGTGTATGCGCTCGGCACCAGCTCCGCTATCGCCCGAGCCAGGTCCTCGACGTGGACAAAGGATTTGAAGAGGTTGCCCGTACGGACCACTTCACGACCTTCCAGCTCGGAAGCCAGCGAGCTCACTCTCTTGTCCCATACATCTGCTCCATTTTTCCCATAGATCGGGCCGTAGCGCAGGATGAGATGGTTTTCACTCCTCCCGCGAACAAGCTCCTCCCCCTTTATTTTGGCGAGACAGTAGCCTGCCAGCGGATTTCGTTCATCGAGCAGCCCGGTTTCTTCCTCTTCCGTGAAAGGTCCTGTTTTTTGACCGAATACCCCATCTGTAGAAAGATACATGATTTTCGAATGTTCAGGCACACTTTTCAATAATGTTTCCATGCCTTGTTCGATCAATTCAAGGGCGTCGACGCTGTCTACTCCCCGCAGCGACCAGACGACCACATCAGGCTGGAGCCGATTGATCAGCGCAGCAAAGGAGCGATCATCCTTCACGTCGATTCGAGCCAGATCAGCATGTACGGATGACGAATAGCAGGTACCTACTATCTCGTTCGCTTGGTCGTGCCTCAGTTCCTGCAAGATTTGCGCTCCCAAATAACCGCTTGCGCCCAACAAAAGCACCCTGCGCTTTGCCATTTCGGTCTTCCTCCTAACCTCTCTGCAATCCTCCATGTCTTTTTCCTTATTGTTCCAGTACAATATATCGCAGAGCAGTCGAAGAATCTAGTAAAAAGACGTGTAGTAGGGAGTGGATGTAACCGTGAGCAAAAAGTTCGTATTGGCTGGCGGCTCCGGCTTTCTAGGGAATGCCTTGGCTGATGATTTGACAGAAAGAGGTCATGAGGTCGTCATCTTGACTCGAGGAAAATCGCGGACGGACCGCTCCATCCGCTATGTACAGTGGGACGGCGCTACGCCCGGTGATTGGACGCATGAAATGGACGGGTGCCATGCCGTGGTCAACTTTACGGGCAAAAGCGTGAACTGCCTGTACACCTCCAAAAACAAGGACGAAATCATTCGCTCCAGGCTGGACTCCGTGCGCGTCCTGACAGATGCCATTCTAAGCTGCGAGCACCCTCCTGCCGTTTTCGTCCAGGCCGGATCTCTCGCCATCTTCGGAGATACCGAACAGGAATGCGACGAAAATGCTCCGCACGGTACCGGCTTCTCCGTCAACGTCTGCGAGCGATGGGAGGAAGCCTTTTTTGCCCGTGAACTGCCGCAAACGAGAAAGGTGCTCCTGCGCATCGGCTTCGCCCTCGGGAAGCATGGCGGCGCCCTCGAGCCTCTAGCCAAGCTGGCCTCGCTCGGGCTTGGCGGCACGGTCGGCAGCGGCAGCCAGTACATCAGCTGGCTGCATGTCGATGACTTGAATGAGATGTTTCGGTTTGTCATCGAAAACGAGCAAGTCAGCGGCATTCTCAATGCTACGGGACCGAATCCCGTGACGAATCGGGAGTTCATGAAGACACTTCGCAACGTGCTTGGCAAGGGCTGGGCCCCGCCGACTCCCGCTCCCTTCGTCATGCTGGGTGCCTACCTCGTCATGCGGACAGACCCGAGCCTGGCTCTCACGGGCCGCAACTGCGTTCCGACCAAGCTGCTTTCGCACGGCTTTTCCTTTGGCTACACCAATCTGGAAGAAGCACTGCGCGACTTGCTCGTACCCCAAAGAGTAAATGACTGAGTGAGCGCGACCGAAACGACAAAAGGCAGCGGTTGACGTCTTGGACGGCCGCTGCCTTTGCTCATTTAGGTTCCGCAGAAGGTTTGATACGGATAGGTGGATGGCGCAGGCAATGCAGCGTACTCATCCTGTTCGGGGGCGTACGCAAACGGATTCGAAAGAGCATCGAGCAGCCGCTCCATCACGCTGATGTCTCCTTCCACCGCGGCTTCCAGCGCTTCTTCTACACGGTGGTTGCGAGGGATGATCGCAGGATTGCTGCTTTTCATCCTTTGAAGCGAGTCGGCTTTGGACTGCGGCTGTCTGTCCCATCTCGCTTGCCACAGCTTTAGCCACTCGGAAAATTCCTGGGTCCCGAACATGGGCGTATCCTCTGGCTTTTCAAGCGTCAGGGCGCGGAAGGTGTTGGTGTAGTCCGCCTGATGCTGTTCCATCAAGCGGAGCAAGCCTTCCACGAGGGAGCCGTCCTGCTCTTCTTCGTTGAAGATCCCCAGCTTTCCTCTCATGCCTGCGAGCCATTCGCCGGAATACTGCTTTGAAAAGTCCGCGAGAGCCGCCTCAGCCAGCTTGACTGCCTGCTCTGGGTCCTTGTACAGCAAAGGGAGCAGCGTTTCCGCAAATCTCGCGAGGTTCCAGACCGCTATATAGGGTTGGTTGGCATACGCGTAGCGCCCTTGCTCGTCAATCGAACTGAAAACGGTGGCAGGGTCAAACGTGTCCATGAACGCGCAAGGACCATAATCAATGGTTTCTCCGCTGAGAGCCATGTTGTCCGTGTTCATCACCCCGTGGATGAATCCGACCAGCTGCCATTTGGCGATGAGCGCAGCT of Brevibacillus choshinensis contains these proteins:
- a CDS encoding TIGR01777 family oxidoreductase: MSKKFVLAGGSGFLGNALADDLTERGHEVVILTRGKSRTDRSIRYVQWDGATPGDWTHEMDGCHAVVNFTGKSVNCLYTSKNKDEIIRSRLDSVRVLTDAILSCEHPPAVFVQAGSLAIFGDTEQECDENAPHGTGFSVNVCERWEEAFFARELPQTRKVLLRIGFALGKHGGALEPLAKLASLGLGGTVGSGSQYISWLHVDDLNEMFRFVIENEQVSGILNATGPNPVTNREFMKTLRNVLGKGWAPPTPAPFVMLGAYLVMRTDPSLALTGRNCVPTKLLSHGFSFGYTNLEEALRDLLVPQRVND
- a CDS encoding protein adenylyltransferase SelO is translated as MTEKKRMQDTGWNFDNSYTRLPQSLYSWQNPNPVQEPKLVALNRPLATALGLNPQVLQSQEGAEVFAGNQIPDGAEPLAQAYAGHQFGHFTMLGDGRAVLLGEQITPLGERFDIQLKGAGRTPYSRRGDGRAALGPMLREYIISEAMHALGIPTTRSLAVVTTGESIIRERYLPGAVLTRVAASHIRVGTFQFAAKWGTLEDLQTLADYTLQRHFPGADEEENRYLFLLKEVIKRQAALIAKWQLVGFIHGVMNTDNMALSGETIDYGPCAFMDTFDPATVFSSIDEQGRYAYANQPYIAVWNLARFAETLLPLLYKDPEQAVKLAEAALADFSKQYSGEWLAGMRGKLGIFNEEEQDGSLVEGLLRLMEQHQADYTNTFRALTLEKPEDTPMFGTQEFSEWLKLWQARWDRQPQSKADSLQRMKSSNPAIIPRNHRVEEALEAAVEGDISVMERLLDALSNPFAYAPEQDEYAALPAPSTYPYQTFCGT